From Arcticibacter tournemirensis, one genomic window encodes:
- a CDS encoding heavy metal translocating P-type ATPase — protein sequence MSVTSIPQDKTQAAQVAKKTFPVTGMTCAGCAMSVESMLKSAEGVIDAGVNFANQTAWAQYDEKRTSPSDLQKSIRAIGYDLIVDVDNPSEVQEELQLKNYNAVKQRTIWASVLAFPVFIIGMFFMDMPYGTWISMILTAPVLFWFGRSFFINAWKQASYGKANMDTLVALSTGIAFLFSAFNTIYPEFWHRRGLHPHVYYEAASVIIAFISLGKLLEEKAKSNTSSAIKKLMGLQPKTVRVLINGSEQEIPVASVAKGNIIILRPGEKVPVDGVVTSGSSYVDESMITGEPVPVLKQKEDKVFAGTVNQKGSFQFLAEKVGSDTLLAHIIKMVQEAQGSKAPVQKLVDKIAGIFVPSVMGIAVLTFIMWMLLGGDNAFTHALLTSVTVLVIACPCALGLATPTAIMVGVGKGAENNILIKDAESLELGHKINAIILDKTGTVTEGKPVVNQMIWDAEAGNNEDYKKVLYSLEIQSEHPLAEAVVNNLKAEGIQGASLSSFESLTARGVKGLYDGKTYYAGNRKLIDENEVIISPSMVEKAKELQQKANTVIYFADEEKVLSVIAIADKVKASSTAAIRDLQSMGISVYMLTGDNSQTAAAVAKEIGLTRFKAEVLPSEKADFIKELQSAGKVVAMVGDGINDSHALAQADVSIAMGKGSDIAMDVAKITLITSDLQSIPKAIRLSKKTVQTIKQNLFWAFIYNVIGIPLAAGVLYSFNGFLLNPMIAGAAMALSSVSVVSNSLRLKSVKL from the coding sequence ATGTCAGTAACTTCAATACCTCAAGATAAAACCCAGGCAGCGCAAGTTGCAAAAAAGACATTTCCGGTGACAGGGATGACCTGTGCAGGTTGTGCGATGAGTGTAGAGTCGATGCTCAAATCGGCAGAGGGCGTAATTGATGCCGGGGTTAACTTTGCCAATCAAACCGCCTGGGCCCAATATGATGAAAAAAGAACCAGCCCATCGGACCTTCAAAAATCTATCCGGGCCATAGGATACGACTTAATAGTAGACGTTGACAATCCTTCCGAAGTTCAGGAAGAACTGCAGCTTAAAAACTATAATGCTGTAAAGCAAAGAACGATCTGGGCTTCTGTGCTTGCATTTCCTGTATTTATAATAGGTATGTTCTTTATGGATATGCCCTACGGAACGTGGATATCGATGATCCTTACAGCCCCTGTTCTTTTTTGGTTTGGCCGCAGCTTTTTCATTAATGCCTGGAAGCAGGCCAGTTACGGTAAGGCCAATATGGATACTTTAGTTGCTCTGAGCACGGGTATAGCTTTTCTGTTCAGCGCGTTCAATACGATCTATCCGGAGTTCTGGCACCGCCGGGGTTTACACCCCCATGTCTATTATGAGGCGGCTTCTGTTATCATTGCCTTTATATCTCTGGGAAAGCTCCTTGAAGAAAAAGCAAAGTCAAATACCTCGTCGGCAATTAAAAAGCTGATGGGCTTACAGCCGAAGACAGTGCGTGTACTCATTAATGGAAGCGAGCAGGAAATTCCGGTGGCTTCAGTGGCGAAAGGAAATATCATTATTCTACGACCGGGTGAAAAAGTTCCGGTTGATGGTGTGGTGACATCCGGTTCTTCGTATGTGGATGAAAGTATGATAACGGGCGAGCCGGTTCCTGTACTAAAGCAGAAGGAAGATAAGGTTTTCGCGGGAACGGTAAATCAGAAAGGAAGCTTTCAGTTCCTTGCCGAAAAGGTAGGCAGCGATACGCTCTTGGCCCATATTATAAAAATGGTACAGGAGGCGCAGGGAAGTAAGGCTCCCGTACAAAAGCTCGTAGATAAAATAGCCGGGATTTTCGTTCCTTCTGTAATGGGTATTGCGGTCCTTACCTTTATTATGTGGATGCTGCTTGGAGGCGATAATGCCTTCACCCATGCTTTACTTACTTCCGTAACGGTTTTGGTTATCGCCTGTCCATGTGCACTGGGTTTAGCAACTCCTACAGCAATTATGGTGGGCGTAGGGAAGGGCGCAGAGAATAACATACTGATAAAGGATGCCGAAAGTCTGGAGCTGGGGCATAAAATAAACGCGATTATACTCGATAAAACCGGTACCGTCACCGAAGGTAAGCCAGTTGTTAATCAGATGATCTGGGATGCTGAAGCTGGCAACAATGAAGATTATAAGAAAGTGCTGTATAGCCTGGAGATACAATCTGAACATCCATTGGCAGAAGCAGTTGTCAACAATTTGAAAGCTGAGGGTATTCAGGGTGCGTCCCTCTCTTCTTTCGAAAGCCTTACCGCAAGGGGAGTGAAAGGATTATATGACGGGAAAACCTATTACGCCGGCAACCGGAAGCTGATAGACGAAAATGAGGTGATTATTTCTCCGTCAATGGTCGAAAAAGCTAAGGAACTTCAGCAAAAGGCTAATACAGTAATCTATTTTGCAGATGAAGAAAAGGTGCTCTCTGTAATCGCAATCGCCGACAAGGTAAAAGCATCATCAACGGCTGCTATAAGGGATCTTCAGTCTATGGGCATCTCTGTTTATATGCTAACCGGCGACAATAGTCAAACCGCTGCAGCAGTAGCAAAAGAAATAGGCTTAACGCGGTTCAAAGCAGAAGTATTGCCTTCAGAGAAAGCTGATTTTATCAAAGAGCTGCAGTCGGCCGGGAAAGTAGTTGCGATGGTTGGCGATGGTATTAATGATTCGCATGCGCTGGCGCAGGCAGATGTGAGCATCGCGATGGGAAAAGGATCTGATATTGCCATGGATGTTGCGAAGATCACGCTGATTACTTCAGACCTGCAGTCGATACCCAAGGCAATCAGGTTATCGAAAAAGACGGTTCAGACGATTAAGCAGAACCTGTTCTGGGCATTTATTTATAATGTGATAGGTATTCCGCTGGCTGCCGGTGTTCTTTATTCGTTCAATGGCTTTCTTCTGAATCCTATGATTGCTGGTGCTGCAATGGCATTGAGTTCTGTATCAGTAGTAAGCAATAGCTTAAGACTAAAGTCCGTTAAGTTATAA
- a CDS encoding winged helix-turn-helix transcriptional regulator, with product METVVNEMVITKEECKSSVGHILDALYVLNGKWKLPLIFTLREGPKRFNEIQKVLDGITPKILAKELKDLELNGFVIRSVYPTTPVTVIYEATDYSGTLKSVLEELRTWGASHREKVKQSMRVTKS from the coding sequence ATGGAAACAGTTGTGAATGAAATGGTTATCACGAAGGAGGAGTGTAAGTCGAGCGTTGGGCATATACTTGATGCGCTGTATGTGCTGAATGGTAAATGGAAGCTGCCATTAATCTTTACGCTCCGAGAAGGACCTAAACGATTCAATGAAATACAAAAGGTTTTGGATGGCATCACCCCGAAGATTCTCGCTAAGGAACTTAAGGACTTGGAATTGAATGGCTTTGTGATAAGAAGTGTATACCCTACTACCCCTGTTACAGTGATTTACGAAGCAACCGACTATAGTGGTACCCTGAAGAGCGTATTAGAAGAATTGAGAACCTGGGGAGCATCGCATCGCGAAAAGGTAAAACAAAGTATGCGTGTAACAAAAAGCTAG
- a CDS encoding nitrate reductase, with translation MPSRNHTDKRVASTCCYCGVGCGVLVNKEKNGSITVEGNKDYPVNKGMLCSKGLNLHYTVNDKSDRLLYPQMRYNKNTPMLRVSWDEALDRTAAVFRTFIDKYGPDSVAIYASGQCLTEEYYVMNKLIKGFIGSNNMDTNSRLCMSSAVVGYKMALGEDCVPVCYDDIELADVFYVTGANPAWCHPILWRRVETHKAANPDVKIIVVDPRVTDTCAIADLHLQLNPGTDVTLNHAIGRVLIENGDIDLDFVHNHAEGFEQYSTTVFKRTLAESAAICGLRESDIRLAAQYIGGAKGFITMWTMGLNQSVAGVNKNLSLINLNLVTGHIGKPGSGPFSLTGQPNAMGGREVGGLANLLPAHRDLSNPLHREEVQRFWGGTAINPKAGLTATEMFEALNDGRLKAIWIVCTNPLTSLPNVRLAEEALKKAKYVVVQDISNKPETLKYADVILPAAAWAEKEGTMTNSERRISYLNKIVDAPGEALPDAEIICRFAQKMGYKGFDYRDAAAIYGEHVKLTAKTNIDVSGLNYEILKEKGSVQWPYQKKRYIKDSRRLFTDKMFYTASKRAIIHAVPDEFNGEKPTEDFPLILTTGRIRDQWHTMSKTGKVNKLNQHFKQAFIEIHPLDAQDIGLVEGDIAVITSRRGEVQVKAKLSVEIKPGVVFLPMHWGKILGNDLNRANNVTNDAVDPVSKEPDFKYCAVRVTKFQKPVQRIVVIGAGAGAYGFVKSYRELNREDEVIIFSKENHPFYNRVMLPDYISGEQSWEQLIKMTDSEEPGYNIQLLRGLSVEQVNREEKYVIDSRGHKTSYDVLVMATGSRAAVPKNVPALPGIFTMRSRNDADSFKKYVPRNGHVLIVGGGLLGLEMAASLRETGVRVTIVQRVSRFLNRQLDKLGSQLLHEEMVDLGCDIYYDDEVQLFYGRNKLTGVGLKSGRKINCDALLLAIGTTPNIELAKECGLDCKRGVVVNERLETSDPCIYAIGEIAEFEGVLYGITAAAEQQAEVVARYMNGDIASYYKGSLFMNIIKIQGFDLCSIGLSECPDDSYEEVVFIDKAKRYYKKCIIKDDRLMGAILIGDKSEFNEFRELIANKTELSDKRLQLLRSGNKADPVSGKLVCSCNNVGAGNIQQKIAEGCVQLKDICSATGAGTGCGSCRPEIKRLLEESLNDVLHS, from the coding sequence ATGCCCTCAAGGAATCATACGGATAAGCGTGTTGCATCTACCTGCTGTTACTGCGGGGTTGGCTGCGGCGTGCTTGTGAATAAAGAGAAGAACGGTTCTATTACGGTTGAGGGTAATAAAGATTACCCGGTTAATAAAGGGATGCTGTGTAGCAAAGGACTCAATCTGCATTATACTGTGAATGACAAAAGCGACCGGCTTTTGTATCCGCAAATGCGCTATAACAAGAACACGCCTATGCTGCGTGTTAGCTGGGACGAAGCGCTCGACCGCACCGCAGCAGTCTTCAGGACTTTCATTGATAAATATGGCCCCGATTCGGTTGCCATTTATGCTTCGGGTCAATGCTTAACAGAGGAGTATTATGTTATGAACAAGCTGATAAAAGGGTTTATCGGCAGTAATAATATGGATACGAACTCACGCCTGTGCATGAGTAGCGCTGTCGTTGGATACAAGATGGCTTTGGGCGAAGACTGTGTTCCTGTTTGTTATGACGACATAGAGCTGGCTGACGTGTTTTATGTAACCGGAGCAAATCCGGCATGGTGTCACCCCATATTATGGCGGAGGGTGGAGACTCATAAAGCTGCGAATCCCGATGTGAAAATCATTGTAGTCGACCCGAGGGTTACCGATACCTGTGCCATCGCCGACTTGCATCTTCAGCTTAATCCGGGTACTGATGTTACGTTGAATCATGCGATTGGCCGCGTGTTGATAGAGAATGGCGATATTGATCTTGATTTCGTACATAACCATGCCGAAGGCTTTGAACAATATAGTACGACGGTTTTTAAAAGAACGCTGGCTGAGTCAGCAGCCATTTGTGGTCTCAGGGAAAGTGATATCAGGCTGGCGGCACAATACATAGGCGGGGCGAAGGGCTTCATTACTATGTGGACCATGGGACTGAATCAGAGTGTCGCCGGAGTTAATAAAAATCTTAGCCTTATTAATTTAAATCTCGTCACGGGACATATAGGTAAACCGGGATCCGGCCCCTTTTCATTAACCGGTCAGCCAAATGCGATGGGCGGCCGCGAAGTGGGGGGACTGGCGAACCTGCTGCCTGCACACCGCGATTTGAGTAATCCGCTCCATCGTGAGGAAGTCCAAAGGTTTTGGGGCGGCACGGCCATAAATCCGAAGGCGGGGCTAACAGCAACAGAAATGTTTGAAGCATTGAATGATGGACGTCTAAAGGCCATCTGGATTGTTTGTACCAATCCCCTTACCAGTTTGCCAAACGTACGGCTGGCTGAGGAGGCGCTAAAGAAGGCAAAGTATGTAGTTGTCCAGGACATCAGCAATAAGCCGGAAACATTAAAATATGCCGATGTCATTTTACCTGCTGCAGCCTGGGCGGAGAAGGAGGGTACTATGACCAATTCTGAACGGCGCATAAGTTATTTAAATAAGATAGTTGATGCACCCGGAGAGGCGTTGCCCGACGCAGAAATAATATGCCGCTTTGCTCAAAAGATGGGTTACAAGGGGTTTGATTACAGGGATGCCGCCGCTATCTATGGCGAACACGTTAAACTGACCGCTAAGACCAATATTGATGTCAGCGGGTTGAATTATGAGATACTGAAGGAAAAAGGATCTGTACAATGGCCATACCAAAAGAAACGCTATATAAAGGACAGCCGTCGTCTTTTTACAGATAAGATGTTTTACACTGCTTCAAAGAGGGCTATCATACATGCTGTTCCCGACGAATTCAACGGTGAGAAGCCAACTGAAGATTTTCCGCTGATCCTGACTACTGGTCGTATCCGCGATCAATGGCATACAATGAGTAAAACGGGCAAAGTTAACAAACTAAACCAGCACTTTAAGCAGGCCTTTATAGAGATACACCCCCTCGATGCGCAGGATATTGGTTTGGTGGAGGGCGATATAGCTGTCATTACATCAAGAAGAGGGGAGGTGCAGGTAAAGGCAAAGTTATCTGTTGAAATAAAGCCTGGTGTTGTTTTTTTGCCGATGCATTGGGGGAAGATCCTTGGAAACGACCTTAACAGGGCCAATAATGTCACGAATGATGCAGTGGACCCGGTGTCGAAAGAGCCGGATTTTAAATATTGTGCGGTCCGTGTAACGAAGTTTCAGAAGCCTGTTCAGCGCATTGTTGTCATTGGCGCCGGGGCCGGGGCCTATGGCTTTGTGAAGTCGTACCGTGAGCTAAACAGGGAAGACGAGGTTATCATCTTCAGCAAAGAGAACCATCCTTTTTACAATCGTGTAATGCTGCCCGACTATATCAGCGGCGAGCAGAGCTGGGAGCAATTAATAAAAATGACGGATTCTGAAGAGCCCGGCTACAATATTCAGCTTTTACGGGGGCTGAGTGTGGAGCAGGTGAACCGGGAAGAAAAGTATGTTATCGATTCACGCGGTCATAAAACAAGTTACGATGTTTTAGTGATGGCTACAGGAAGTCGTGCTGCGGTACCCAAAAACGTGCCGGCTTTACCGGGAATATTTACGATGCGGAGTCGCAATGATGCCGATAGTTTTAAAAAATATGTACCACGGAATGGTCATGTGCTGATCGTAGGTGGCGGTTTGCTCGGCCTCGAGATGGCCGCTTCGTTACGTGAAACAGGCGTTAGGGTGACCATCGTTCAGCGGGTATCGCGTTTTCTTAATCGTCAGCTGGATAAACTGGGAAGCCAGCTGCTTCACGAGGAAATGGTTGATCTGGGCTGCGATATTTATTACGACGACGAAGTACAACTTTTCTATGGTCGTAACAAACTTACAGGTGTGGGCCTTAAAAGCGGTCGCAAAATAAATTGCGACGCACTGCTATTAGCTATTGGTACCACCCCTAACATTGAACTGGCAAAGGAATGTGGTCTTGATTGCAAGAGAGGAGTAGTGGTAAACGAGCGCCTGGAAACCAGCGATCCTTGCATTTATGCCATTGGCGAGATCGCTGAATTTGAAGGAGTCCTTTACGGTATTACCGCTGCGGCCGAGCAACAGGCTGAAGTGGTAGCCCGTTATATGAATGGCGACATCGCGAGCTATTACAAAGGGAGTCTGTTCATGAATATCATTAAAATACAAGGGTTTGACCTTTGCAGTATCGGCTTGTCCGAATGCCCGGATGATAGTTATGAAGAAGTTGTCTTTATCGATAAGGCGAAGCGCTATTATAAAAAATGTATCATCAAAGACGATCGTCTGATGGGAGCCATTCTGATAGGCGATAAAAGCGAATTTAACGAATTTCGGGAATTGATAGCCAACAAGACGGAACTGAGCGATAAACGACTGCAACTGCTGCGGAGCGGTAATAAGGCCGATCCGGTATCGGGAAAGTTAGTATGTAGCTGCAATAATGTGGGAGCAGGTAATATTCAACAGAAAATAGCAGAAGGCTGCGTGCAGCTAAAAGACATATGCTCTGCGACCGGAGCAGGTACAGGTTGCGGATCGTGCCGGCCTGAAATAAAACGTCTGCTGGAAGAGAGTTTAAACGACGTATTGCATAGCTGA
- a CDS encoding FMN-dependent NADH-azoreductase has product MKKVLHIMSSVRQDASFSIQLGHAIIDKLEAQYGEISVTELDLNKTPLPYLDARHIQAFYTPVEHLTSEDRNALHHSDKAIEDLMAADIIVIGAPLYNFGIHSSLKSWIDHICRAGITFRYTEQGPEGLVKGKKVYIAMTAGGVYSSGPYQAYDFVSPYLKAVLGFLGMTDVSLVSAEGVKMPGVAEHALEKAIDSIAI; this is encoded by the coding sequence ATGAAAAAAGTACTTCATATCATGTCGAGCGTGAGGCAGGATGCCTCCTTTAGCATTCAATTAGGCCATGCGATCATCGACAAACTGGAAGCTCAATACGGCGAGATCAGCGTTACTGAGCTTGACCTGAACAAGACGCCTCTTCCCTATCTGGATGCCCGGCATATCCAGGCTTTCTACACTCCCGTGGAGCACCTGACCAGCGAGGATAGAAATGCACTTCATCATTCTGATAAAGCCATAGAGGATTTAATGGCAGCGGATATCATCGTTATCGGAGCGCCACTTTACAATTTCGGGATCCACTCGTCCCTCAAATCATGGATAGATCACATTTGCAGGGCAGGAATCACTTTCAGGTATACAGAACAGGGACCGGAAGGACTGGTTAAAGGTAAAAAAGTGTATATCGCGATGACTGCGGGTGGTGTTTATTCATCAGGCCCCTACCAGGCTTATGACTTTGTAAGTCCTTATCTGAAAGCCGTATTAGGCTTCCTTGGGATGACGGATGTTTCTCTGGTCTCGGCTGAAGGAGTTAAAATGCCGGGCGTCGCAGAACATGCCCTGGAAAAAGCGATAGATAGTATTGCGATTTAG
- a CDS encoding rubredoxin, whose amino-acid sequence MNEAQYTVKVNLCGGVVSPGDLFELLVIAEKVGVDAVCFGTRQQLYFNMDKAYAEDLEYLMLAANVVYELDANEYPNIVSSYVSDAIFNTGSWLKEGVYKDIFDQFTHKPRLKINLVDSTQTFIPFFTGNLNFISSDLNNHWNLYIRFPKTSQLCCCPFLIYSDDIPQVSQIIEEVIYANKNEFYDRESVDDSAFFSLLKPLLNFMQPVTELLTLPGFFLPYYEGFNRYSDNKYWLGVYRRSELFPLDFLKDICALCLQTRIGQLYTTPWKSLLIKNIDHGDRRRWENLLNKYRLSVRHAANELNWQVEDQCAEGLSLKKYLVREFEDADLRTYRLCFAIKTQPRTGLFGSIILRKQEHGWDILHTRDFNPNSKDFLCYKSRLSENELQVHLMALVQLYYQSYSDRDLSIGGNSFSDNEVTTGQKMKIVHQCIHCLSIYDEAYGEEMSGILPGTSFATLPEYSCFVCGSKKEDFIAKEWAVL is encoded by the coding sequence ATGAACGAAGCTCAATATACTGTAAAAGTAAATCTATGCGGCGGTGTAGTATCGCCCGGCGATCTTTTTGAGTTATTGGTCATCGCCGAAAAAGTTGGGGTGGATGCAGTTTGCTTCGGAACCCGGCAGCAGCTGTATTTTAACATGGATAAAGCATATGCTGAGGATTTGGAATACCTTATGTTAGCTGCCAATGTGGTCTATGAACTTGATGCGAACGAGTATCCGAATATCGTGAGTTCGTACGTCTCTGATGCGATTTTTAATACCGGGAGTTGGTTGAAGGAGGGGGTATATAAGGATATTTTCGACCAGTTTACTCATAAACCGCGCTTAAAGATTAACCTGGTCGACAGTACACAAACATTCATTCCCTTCTTTACAGGCAATCTGAATTTTATTTCAAGCGATTTAAATAACCATTGGAATTTATATATCAGGTTTCCAAAAACCAGCCAGCTATGTTGCTGCCCCTTCTTAATTTATTCGGACGATATACCACAGGTGAGCCAAATAATAGAAGAGGTTATTTATGCTAATAAAAATGAGTTTTATGATCGGGAGTCGGTGGATGACAGTGCATTCTTCAGCCTTTTAAAGCCTTTGCTGAACTTTATGCAGCCTGTAACCGAACTTCTTACATTACCTGGTTTTTTCCTTCCTTATTATGAGGGTTTTAACAGGTACAGCGACAATAAATATTGGCTGGGGGTTTATAGACGAAGCGAACTTTTTCCGCTTGACTTTTTAAAGGACATATGTGCGCTTTGTCTTCAAACACGTATTGGGCAGTTGTATACCACTCCATGGAAATCTTTACTGATAAAGAATATTGATCATGGGGATCGTAGAAGATGGGAAAACCTGCTAAATAAATACCGGCTAAGTGTAAGACATGCCGCCAATGAACTAAACTGGCAGGTAGAAGATCAGTGTGCCGAAGGGTTAAGCCTGAAAAAATACCTTGTGCGTGAATTTGAAGACGCAGATCTTCGTACCTACAGGCTTTGCTTTGCCATAAAAACTCAGCCGCGCACTGGCTTATTTGGATCAATTATTTTAAGGAAGCAGGAACATGGCTGGGACATTCTTCATACCCGCGATTTTAATCCAAACTCTAAAGACTTTCTATGTTATAAAAGCAGGCTTTCCGAAAATGAATTGCAGGTACATCTTATGGCTCTTGTCCAATTATACTATCAGTCGTATAGTGACAGAGACCTGAGCATCGGTGGCAATTCTTTTTCCGACAACGAAGTTACCACCGGGCAAAAAATGAAAATTGTTCACCAATGTATTCATTGCCTGAGTATTTACGATGAAGCCTATGGCGAAGAGATGAGTGGTATTCTGCCGGGTACCTCTTTTGCAACGCTGCCGGAGTACTCCTGCTTCGTGTGTGGCTCAAAAAAAGAAGATTTTATAGCGAAAGAATGGGCTGTACTCTGA
- a CDS encoding heavy-metal-associated domain-containing protein codes for METLKFKTNIKCTNCVEKVTPALDEVAGAGNWKVDLLDPERTLTVEGDVSESELVTALNGTGYEASKI; via the coding sequence ATGGAAACACTAAAGTTCAAAACAAATATTAAGTGTACTAACTGTGTAGAAAAAGTGACACCTGCATTAGATGAAGTGGCTGGCGCTGGTAACTGGAAAGTAGATTTACTTGATCCTGAACGGACCCTTACAGTAGAAGGCGACGTTTCCGAAAGTGAGCTGGTTACAGCCCTGAATGGAACAGGCTACGAGGCCTCTAAGATTTAA
- a CDS encoding DoxX family protein, whose product MKTNKITYWVVTILVSVMMINSAVMYLTKPEIKQAFVHLGFPSYFRVELAALKVIGAIVLLVPLPRSVKEWAYSGFAITFVSAFVAHSASGDPASARIMPIIFLVLLVVSYITYHRNLKFDNK is encoded by the coding sequence ATGAAGACGAATAAAATAACTTATTGGGTGGTCACAATCCTTGTGAGCGTGATGATGATCAATTCAGCAGTCATGTATCTAACGAAACCTGAAATCAAACAGGCTTTTGTTCACCTCGGCTTTCCCTCCTACTTCCGTGTAGAATTGGCAGCATTGAAGGTTATCGGAGCGATTGTTTTGCTGGTACCGCTTCCCCGTAGTGTTAAAGAATGGGCTTATTCAGGTTTTGCCATTACTTTCGTGTCTGCTTTTGTTGCTCACAGTGCGTCGGGCGATCCGGCAAGTGCGCGCATCATGCCCATCATCTTCCTCGTTCTCCTGGTCGTATCATACATTACTTATCACCGAAACTTAAAATTCGACAATAAATAA
- a CDS encoding acyltransferase family protein — MKPHYPILDGLRGVAALTVVAFHLFETHATSHLDQIINHGYLAVDFFFLLSGFVIGYAYDDRWGRMSVGDFFKRRLVRLQPMVVMGMIIGALLFYFQESEYFSIISQVSVWRMLFIMLLGFVMIPVPPSMDLRGWNETYPLNGPGWSLFFEYIGNILYALGVRKFSKTALSVLVLLSGAALVHMAVTSPAGDVIGGWSLEPEQLRIGFTRMMFPFFAGLLLCRTAKITRVKNAFMWCSLLVLIVLAIPRVGGSERLWMNGLYDSLSIILIFPLIIYMGASGEVKGKFSSRLCRFLGDISYPIYITHYPIIYIYTAWVKDNKISLSDGYPVALVAFVSSILLAYACLKFYDEPVRAWLNKKFLLKTVDKKVSAL; from the coding sequence ATGAAACCTCATTATCCGATCCTTGATGGCCTGCGCGGTGTCGCAGCATTAACTGTAGTTGCCTTTCACCTATTCGAAACCCATGCAACAAGTCATTTAGACCAGATTATAAATCACGGTTATCTTGCAGTTGATTTTTTCTTCTTACTCTCAGGCTTTGTTATTGGATACGCCTATGACGACCGCTGGGGAAGGATGTCGGTAGGCGATTTTTTTAAACGTCGTCTTGTAAGGCTTCAGCCTATGGTTGTAATGGGAATGATTATCGGGGCTCTGCTGTTTTACTTTCAGGAGTCGGAGTATTTTTCGATAATAAGTCAGGTGTCGGTGTGGCGAATGCTCTTTATTATGCTGCTCGGTTTCGTAATGATCCCTGTGCCTCCATCTATGGACCTGCGGGGCTGGAACGAAACCTATCCGCTGAACGGGCCGGGGTGGTCATTGTTCTTCGAGTACATAGGTAATATTCTTTATGCCCTTGGCGTCAGGAAATTCTCAAAAACGGCCTTGTCTGTATTAGTTCTGTTGTCGGGCGCGGCACTTGTACATATGGCGGTAACAAGTCCGGCCGGCGACGTCATCGGCGGCTGGTCGCTTGAACCAGAGCAGCTACGCATTGGGTTTACACGTATGATGTTCCCCTTCTTTGCTGGTTTACTTCTTTGCAGAACAGCAAAGATTACTCGTGTGAAAAACGCCTTTATGTGGTGTTCTTTACTGGTACTTATCGTGCTTGCTATTCCCAGAGTCGGAGGGAGCGAACGCCTTTGGATGAATGGCCTTTACGATTCTTTGAGTATTATTTTAATTTTCCCTCTTATAATATACATGGGCGCAAGTGGCGAGGTTAAAGGTAAATTCTCATCACGGTTGTGCCGGTTCTTAGGCGATATTTCCTACCCAATTTATATTACTCACTACCCCATTATCTACATTTATACCGCCTGGGTAAAGGATAATAAAATTTCGTTATCCGATGGCTATCCTGTAGCGCTCGTGGCTTTTGTGTCGTCCATCCTTCTGGCGTACGCATGCCTTAAGTTTTATGATGAGCCGGTCCGCGCCTGGTTAAACAAGAAGTTCTTGTTAAAAACAGTCGATAAAAAGGTTAGCGCTCTATAA
- a CDS encoding HD domain-containing protein, producing the protein MHLDLLLKQMSFIHEIDKLKYIFRKSKLFSSDRHENDSEHSWHLAIMAIVLAEHANEPVDLLKVLKMLLIHDIVEIDAGDVFLFDSVARQNNAVAEARAAERIFGLLPESQAAELIAIWEEFEAAETAESLFARAIDNLEPLLQNISNNGGTWEEFSVSYEKVIEKKIVIKYGSQTLWDFTEKLLQESHKNGILKKEEELRKCMDCMGGYTQEELDNL; encoded by the coding sequence ACAAATGTCTTTTATCCATGAGATAGACAAGCTTAAATATATCTTCCGCAAAAGTAAACTCTTCTCGAGCGACCGGCACGAGAACGACTCCGAACATAGTTGGCATTTAGCAATAATGGCCATTGTACTGGCCGAACATGCAAATGAGCCTGTAGACTTGCTAAAGGTGCTTAAGATGCTCCTTATCCATGACATTGTAGAAATAGACGCAGGCGATGTCTTTCTCTTCGATTCGGTTGCCAGGCAGAACAACGCTGTTGCTGAAGCGAGAGCAGCTGAAAGAATATTCGGACTGCTTCCAGAGTCACAAGCTGCAGAACTGATAGCGATATGGGAGGAGTTTGAGGCTGCCGAAACCGCAGAATCGCTCTTTGCCCGCGCCATTGATAACCTTGAACCTTTGCTACAGAACATATCCAATAATGGTGGCACTTGGGAAGAGTTTAGCGTTAGCTATGAAAAGGTAATCGAAAAGAAGATTGTAATTAAATACGGCTCACAGACGCTATGGGACTTTACAGAAAAATTACTTCAGGAAAGCCATAAAAACGGTATCCTCAAGAAAGAAGAGGAGTTACGTAAATGTATGGATTGCATGGGTGGTTATACCCAGGAAGAGCTGGACAACTTATAG